In a single window of the Vitis vinifera cultivar Pinot Noir 40024 chromosome 6, ASM3070453v1 genome:
- the LOC104879559 gene encoding uncharacterized protein LOC104879559 → MNSTQQRPSHASHGSSRSYLAWFFIITIMLYVLYSSNHLLTDDHQDCPIPQDISTQANLQNPMPLTNFSTAPLQLKVQEEEEPKEQEKENLELALPLSSQLFDTELKHIVFGIAASSKLWEQRKQYIKQWWRPRVTRGVVWLDKPVRTRRNEGLPLIQISRDTSRFKYTNRQGDRSALRISRVVSETLRLGMKDVRWFVMGDDDTVFVVDNVVRILSKYDHRQFYYIGSSSESHTQNIFFSYAMAYGGGGFAISYPLAIELAKVQDRCIQRYPGLYGSDDRMQACMAELGVPLTREAGFHQYDVYGDLLGLLAAHPVTPLVSIHHLDVVDPIFPGMSQVKSLQRLFESIKLDSSSIMQQSICYDKKRSWSISISWGYVVQILRGIVSPRELEMPTRTFLNWYRKADYTAYAFNTRPVTKHPCQKPFIFYMSTTRLDRARRQTVGVYSRHRGRHPACRWKMDSPEKIDSITVLKRPDDLRWQRSPRRDCCRVLPSRRSSSMYLWVGNCRESEISIEQQ, encoded by the exons atgaattccACCCAACAACGCCCATCTCATGCTTCCCATGGCAGCTCCCGGAGCTACTTGGCTTGGTTCTTCATCATCACAATCATGCTCTACGTTCTCTACTCTTCCAACCACCTCCTCACGGATGACCACCAAGACTGTCCCATTCCCCAGGATATTTCCACCCAAGCTAATCTTCAAAACCCCATGCCTCTCACCAACTTCTCTACCGCTCCTCTTCAACTCAaagtacaagaagaagaagaaccaaaagaacaagaaaaagagaACTTGGAACTTGCACTTCCTTTGAGTTCACAGCTTTTCGATACTGAACTCAAACACATCGTTTTTGGGATCGCGGCATCATCAAAATTGTGGGAGCAAAGAAAGCAGTATATAAAACAATGGTGGAGACCAAGGGTGACGAGGGGAGTTGTTTGGTTGGATAAGCCAGTGAGGACGAGAAGGAACGAAGGATTGCCCCTAATTCAGATTTCGAGGGACACTTCAAGATTCAAGTACACAAATCGCCAGGGAGACAGATCTGCATTGAGGATTTCCAGGGTGGTTTCAGAGACACTCAGGCTTGGTATGAAGGATGTAAGGTGGTTTGTGATGGGCGATGATGATACGGTTTTTGTGGTGGACAATGTGGTGAGGATTCTATCTAAATATGATCATCGTCAGTTCTATTACATTGGAAGCTCCTCTGAAAGTCATacccaaaatatatttttctcgTATGCGATGGCATATGGTGGGGGCGGGTTTGCTATCAGCTACCCCTTGGCAATTGAGTTGGCAAAGGTACAGGACCGGTGCATTCAACGATATCCAGGTTTATATGGAAGTGATGATAGGATGCAGGCTTGCATGGCTGAGCTAGGAGTGCCACTAACCAGAGAAGCAGGATTTCATCAG TATGATGTGTATGGAGACCTATTGGGCCTTCTGGCAGCTCATCCTGTAACTCCATTGGTATCAATTCACCATCTTGATGTAGTGGACCCGATATTCCCAGGGATGAGTCAAGTCAAATCCCTCCAACGGCTCTTCGAATCCATTAAGCTCGACTCATCTAGCATAATGCAGCAGTCCATCTGCTATGACAAGAAACGTAGCTggtccatctccatctcatggGGCTATGTGGTTCAAATCCTAAGGGGAATAGTCTCCCCCAGAGAGCTTGAGATGCCCACAAGAACCTTTCTTAATTGGTACAGAAAAGCTGACTACACTGCTTACGCATTCAACACTAGGCCAGTGACCAAGCACCCCTGCCAGAAGCCCTTCATTTTTTACATGAGCACAACTAGGTTGGACCGAGCTAGAAGGCAAACAGTAGGAGTCTACTCACGTCACAGAGGTCGCCACCCTGCTTGCAGGTGGAAGATGGACTCGCCTGAAAAAATCGACTCCATTACAGTCCTCAAAAGGCCAGATGATCTTCGCTGGCAGAGG TCACCAAGGAGGGATTGTTGTAGAGTTTTGCCATCAAGGAGGAGCTCATCTATGTACCTATGGGTGGGCAACTGCCGAGAAAGTGAAATTAGTATAGAGCAGCAATAG
- the LOC100853342 gene encoding glutathione S-transferase L3 isoform X3: MNTLTLKFPYNLHPNSLNYSTNISPKFPNKSSSFHPLFSNSKGNISPLASMAVTSAEEVLPPSLDSTSEPPPLFDGTTRLYTSYICPYAQRVWIARNYKGLQDKIKLVPIDLGNRPAWYKEKVYPENKDPNKRQFAEELLSYTYTFNRAVIFSLKGDSQNEINAAFDYLETALSKFNDGPFFLGQFSLVDIAFAPFIERFHPLLLDVKKCDITSGRPKLVSWIEEMNKIEAYKQTKRDPQELVDALKKRFMAN; the protein is encoded by the exons ATGAATACCTTAACCCTGAAATTTCCTTATAATCTTCATCCAAATTCACTCAATTACTCCACTAATATATCTCCCAAATTCCCAAACAAGTCTTCATCGTTTCATCCTCTCTTCTCTAACTCTAAGGGAAACATTTCTCCACTAGCATCAATGGCTGTCac AAGTGCTGAAGAGGTTCTTCCCCCTTCTCTCGATTCCACTTCTGAACCACCCCCTCTTTTTGATGGAACCACCAG GTTGTATACTTCTTACATATGCCCATATGCACAGCGTGTCTGGATTGCTCGAAACTATAAG GGATTGCAGGACAAGATCAAATTAGTTCCTATTGATCTTGGGAATAGACCTGCTTGGTATAAGGAGAAAGTCTATCCAGAAAATAAG GATCCCAACAAGAGACAGTTTGCGGAAGAGCTGCTATCCTACACTTACACCTTCAATAGAGCTGTGATATTTTCCCTCAAGGGAGATTCACAAAATGAAATTA ATGCTGCTTTTGATTACCTAGAAACAGCTCTTTCAAAATTCAATGATGGGCCTTTCTTCCTTGGCCAATTCAGTCTG GTGGATATAGCATTTGCACCATTCATTGAACGATTTCATCCTCTACTACTAGATGTAAAGAAGTGTGACATCACCTCAGGAAGGCCAAAGCTGGTATCATGGATTGAG GAGATGAACAAAATCGAGGcctacaaacaaacaaaacgtGATCCTCAGGAGCTTGTTGATGCCCTCAAGAAGCGCTTTATG GCAAACTGA
- the LOC100853342 gene encoding glutathione S-transferase L3 isoform X2, with protein sequence MNTLTLKFPYNLHPNSLNYSTNISPKFPNKSSSFHPLFSNSKGNISPLASMAVTAEEVLPPSLDSTSEPPPLFDGTTRLYTSYICPYAQRVWIARNYKGLQDKIKLVPIDLGNRPAWYKEKVYPENKVPSLEHNNKVTGESLDLIKYIDSHFEGPSLYPDDPNKRQFAEELLSYTYTFNRAVIFSLKGDSQNEINAAFDYLETALSKFNDGPFFLGQFSLVDIAFAPFIERFHPLLLDVKKCDITSGRPKLVSWIEEMNKIEAYKQTKRDPQELVDALKKRFMAN encoded by the exons ATGAATACCTTAACCCTGAAATTTCCTTATAATCTTCATCCAAATTCACTCAATTACTCCACTAATATATCTCCCAAATTCCCAAACAAGTCTTCATCGTTTCATCCTCTCTTCTCTAACTCTAAGGGAAACATTTCTCCACTAGCATCAATGGCTGTCac TGCTGAAGAGGTTCTTCCCCCTTCTCTCGATTCCACTTCTGAACCACCCCCTCTTTTTGATGGAACCACCAG GTTGTATACTTCTTACATATGCCCATATGCACAGCGTGTCTGGATTGCTCGAAACTATAAG GGATTGCAGGACAAGATCAAATTAGTTCCTATTGATCTTGGGAATAGACCTGCTTGGTATAAGGAGAAAGTCTATCCAGAAAATAAG GTGCCTTCATTGGAGCATAATAATAAAGTCACAGGAGAAAGTCTTGATTTGATTAAATATATTGATAGCCACTTTGAAGGACCCTCCCTTTACCCCGAT GATCCCAACAAGAGACAGTTTGCGGAAGAGCTGCTATCCTACACTTACACCTTCAATAGAGCTGTGATATTTTCCCTCAAGGGAGATTCACAAAATGAAATTA ATGCTGCTTTTGATTACCTAGAAACAGCTCTTTCAAAATTCAATGATGGGCCTTTCTTCCTTGGCCAATTCAGTCTG GTGGATATAGCATTTGCACCATTCATTGAACGATTTCATCCTCTACTACTAGATGTAAAGAAGTGTGACATCACCTCAGGAAGGCCAAAGCTGGTATCATGGATTGAG GAGATGAACAAAATCGAGGcctacaaacaaacaaaacgtGATCCTCAGGAGCTTGTTGATGCCCTCAAGAAGCGCTTTATG GCAAACTGA
- the LOC100853342 gene encoding glutathione S-transferase L3 isoform X1: MNTLTLKFPYNLHPNSLNYSTNISPKFPNKSSSFHPLFSNSKGNISPLASMAVTSAEEVLPPSLDSTSEPPPLFDGTTRLYTSYICPYAQRVWIARNYKGLQDKIKLVPIDLGNRPAWYKEKVYPENKVPSLEHNNKVTGESLDLIKYIDSHFEGPSLYPDDPNKRQFAEELLSYTYTFNRAVIFSLKGDSQNEINAAFDYLETALSKFNDGPFFLGQFSLVDIAFAPFIERFHPLLLDVKKCDITSGRPKLVSWIEEMNKIEAYKQTKRDPQELVDALKKRFMAN, encoded by the exons ATGAATACCTTAACCCTGAAATTTCCTTATAATCTTCATCCAAATTCACTCAATTACTCCACTAATATATCTCCCAAATTCCCAAACAAGTCTTCATCGTTTCATCCTCTCTTCTCTAACTCTAAGGGAAACATTTCTCCACTAGCATCAATGGCTGTCac AAGTGCTGAAGAGGTTCTTCCCCCTTCTCTCGATTCCACTTCTGAACCACCCCCTCTTTTTGATGGAACCACCAG GTTGTATACTTCTTACATATGCCCATATGCACAGCGTGTCTGGATTGCTCGAAACTATAAG GGATTGCAGGACAAGATCAAATTAGTTCCTATTGATCTTGGGAATAGACCTGCTTGGTATAAGGAGAAAGTCTATCCAGAAAATAAG GTGCCTTCATTGGAGCATAATAATAAAGTCACAGGAGAAAGTCTTGATTTGATTAAATATATTGATAGCCACTTTGAAGGACCCTCCCTTTACCCCGAT GATCCCAACAAGAGACAGTTTGCGGAAGAGCTGCTATCCTACACTTACACCTTCAATAGAGCTGTGATATTTTCCCTCAAGGGAGATTCACAAAATGAAATTA ATGCTGCTTTTGATTACCTAGAAACAGCTCTTTCAAAATTCAATGATGGGCCTTTCTTCCTTGGCCAATTCAGTCTG GTGGATATAGCATTTGCACCATTCATTGAACGATTTCATCCTCTACTACTAGATGTAAAGAAGTGTGACATCACCTCAGGAAGGCCAAAGCTGGTATCATGGATTGAG GAGATGAACAAAATCGAGGcctacaaacaaacaaaacgtGATCCTCAGGAGCTTGTTGATGCCCTCAAGAAGCGCTTTATG GCAAACTGA
- the LOC104879560 gene encoding uncharacterized protein LOC104879560 → MQRTLTTYRPLDDTYVINVRQQQQLQGRQSPMRRMDDIGDLPIYDPRSTVGRRSRPWPEKWIHVIPVTILLVFFILWWSSYPVWVEMKDKRILSVHRILQPQSLNNTQVDITILASTTSPIASLPQNLTRNNETVAYPVSKAD, encoded by the exons ATGCAGAGAACATTGACCACGTATCGACCCTTAGACGACACGTATGTGATCAATGTTAGGCAGCAGCAGCAGCTTCAGGGGAGGCAATCTCCGATGAGGAGAATGGATGATATCGGTGATCTTCCCATCTATGATCCGCGCTCCACAGTCGGTCGGAGATCGCGACCGTGGCCTGAAAAGTGGATTCATGTGATTCCTGTCACGATTCTGCTCGTTTTCTTCATTCTCTGGTGGTCCTCTTACCCAG TGTGGGTGGAGATGAAGGACAAAAGAATTCTATCTGTTCATCGGATCTTACAACCGCAGTCTCTCAATAATACTCAAGTTGACATCACCATCTTGGCATCTACAACTTCACCAATTGCCTCTCTCCCTCAGAATCTTACACGAAACAATGAAACTGTAGCATACCCAGTGAGTAAAGCCGATTGA
- the LOC100262185 gene encoding probable serine/threonine-protein kinase PBL7, whose protein sequence is MGCFRCGKSDKKLKKNSNSSSHNSNNNSKPNVQTQSSPDALKVNPYLDVKKETDVEKQDSKEVNPSLDVKKEVSGNGLPDKNGSPDKNGLPDKNQARTFTFHQLAVATDNFRSDCFLGEGGFGKVFKGYLDNPSQVVAIKQLDRNGLQGIREFFVEVLTLSSVDHPNLVKLIGYCAEGDQRLLVYEYMPLGSLENHLHDLPPGTKPLDWNSRMKIAAGAAKGLEYLHDKMYPPVIYRDLKCSNILLGEGYHPKLSDFGLAKVGPTGDKTHVSTRVMGTYGYCAPDYAMTGQLTFKSDIYSFGVVLLELITGRKAIDNSKGAREQNLVAWARPLFKDRRKFSQMADPLLHGQYPVRGLYQALAIAAMCVQEQPNMRPLIADVVTALNYLASQTYNPQIHPVQSHQGSISPTTRKGSDKKSSQEMHQRKTEGEK, encoded by the exons ATGGGTTGTTTTCGTTGTGGAAAATCAGataaaaagttgaagaaaaacaGTAACAGTAGCAGCCACAACAGCAACAACAACAGCAAACCCAATGTTCAAACACAGTCCAGTCCAG ATGCATTGAAAGTTAATCCATATTTGGATGTGAAGAAGGAGACGGATGTGGAGAAACAGGACTCTAAGGAAGTTAATCCATCTTTGGATGTGAAGAAGGAGGTCTCTGGGAATGGATTACCTGATAAAAATGGATCACCTGATAAAAATGGATTACCTGATAAAAATCAGGCACGGACATTTACATTTCATCAACTTGCGGTTGCAACTGATAATTTCAGGTCTGATTGTTTCTTGGGCGAGGGAGGTTTTGGCAAAGTTTTTAAGGGATATTTGGATAACCCAAGCCAG GTTGTGGCAATCAAGCAACTTGATCGCAATGGATTGCAAGGGATTAGGGAATTTTTTGTTGAAGTATTGACATTGAGCTCTGTTGATCACCCTAATCTTGTCAAATTAATTGGGTATTGTGCTGAGGGTGATCAAAGACTGCTAGTTTACGAGTACATGCCATTAGGATCTTTGGAAAACCATTTGCATG ACCTTCCACCTGGCACGAAACCACTTGATTGGAATTCAAGAATGAAAATAGCTGCTGGTGCAGCCAAAGGCTTAGAGTATTTACATGACAAAATGTATCCCCCTGTTATATACCGTGATCTGAAGTGCTCAAACATTTTGCTTGGGGAGGGCTATCATCCTAAACTATCAGATTTTGGCTTGGCAAAAGTGGGTCCTACAGGGGATAAGACTCATGTTTCGACAAGGGTGATGGGTACATATGGGTACTGTGCACCAGATTATGCAATGACCGGTCAGCTGACATTTAAGTCAGATATTTACAGCTTCGGGGTGGTTCTTTTGGAGCTCATTACAGGCAGGAAAGCAATTGATAATTCAAAAGGTGCTAGGGAGCAAAATCTGGTTGCATGG GCACGACCCCTGTTCAAAGACCGGAGGAAATTCTCACAGATGGCTGACCCATTACTCCATGGTCAGTATCCTGTCAGAGGTTTGTACCAAGCTCTTGCCATTGCTGCAATGTGTGTGCAGGAGCAACCTAACATGCGGCCCCTCATAGCTGATGTCGTTACTGCTTTAAACTACCTTGCTTCTCAAACATACAACCCCCAAATCCATCCAGTCCAAAGCCACCAGGGGAGCATTTCTCCCACAACGAGAAAGGGCAGTGATAAGAAGTCATCGCAGGAAATGCACCAGAGGAAGACTGAAGGAGAGAAGTAA
- the LOC100853342 gene encoding glutathione S-transferase L3 isoform X4 produces MNTLTLKFPYNLHPNSLNYSTNISPKFPNKSSSFHPLFSNSKGNISPLASMAVTAEEVLPPSLDSTSEPPPLFDGTTRLYTSYICPYAQRVWIARNYKGLQDKIKLVPIDLGNRPAWYKEKVYPENKVPSLEHNNKVTGESLDLIKYIDSHFEGPSLYPDDPNKRQFAEELLSYTYTFNRAVIFSLKGDSQNEINAAFDYLETALSKFNDGPFFLGQFSLVDIAFAPFIERFHPLLLDVKKCDITSGRPKLVSWIEVNCMSLFIVLYLNIGRLKLFAHMWLIRFQISFFNFLFSCLVFMCVLGGTGVGLEYKL; encoded by the exons ATGAATACCTTAACCCTGAAATTTCCTTATAATCTTCATCCAAATTCACTCAATTACTCCACTAATATATCTCCCAAATTCCCAAACAAGTCTTCATCGTTTCATCCTCTCTTCTCTAACTCTAAGGGAAACATTTCTCCACTAGCATCAATGGCTGTCac TGCTGAAGAGGTTCTTCCCCCTTCTCTCGATTCCACTTCTGAACCACCCCCTCTTTTTGATGGAACCACCAG GTTGTATACTTCTTACATATGCCCATATGCACAGCGTGTCTGGATTGCTCGAAACTATAAG GGATTGCAGGACAAGATCAAATTAGTTCCTATTGATCTTGGGAATAGACCTGCTTGGTATAAGGAGAAAGTCTATCCAGAAAATAAG GTGCCTTCATTGGAGCATAATAATAAAGTCACAGGAGAAAGTCTTGATTTGATTAAATATATTGATAGCCACTTTGAAGGACCCTCCCTTTACCCCGAT GATCCCAACAAGAGACAGTTTGCGGAAGAGCTGCTATCCTACACTTACACCTTCAATAGAGCTGTGATATTTTCCCTCAAGGGAGATTCACAAAATGAAATTA ATGCTGCTTTTGATTACCTAGAAACAGCTCTTTCAAAATTCAATGATGGGCCTTTCTTCCTTGGCCAATTCAGTCTG GTGGATATAGCATTTGCACCATTCATTGAACGATTTCATCCTCTACTACTAGATGTAAAGAAGTGTGACATCACCTCAGGAAGGCCAAAGCTGGTATCATGGATTGAGGTAAACTGCATGTCACTTTTTATAGTGTTATATTTGAATATTGGCAGGTTAAAATTATTCGCACATATGTGGCTTATTAGGTTTCAAATTtccttctttaattttcttttctcgtGTTTGGTTTTTATGTGTGTATTGGGAGGGACGGGGGTTGGTTTGGAGTATAAACTGTAA